Proteins co-encoded in one Oncorhynchus keta strain PuntledgeMale-10-30-2019 chromosome 36, Oket_V2, whole genome shotgun sequence genomic window:
- the LOC127916466 gene encoding trichohyalin-like codes for MGMLFSGLDWETENRERTEREERDRERTERAKENRERTEREERDREQRENRERTERDRESKRTEREERDIEQREKRETENIERQRETENRERTERDRERQRTERDREQRENRERQRETKNRERTERDRERDRERQRTERDRERDRENRERRERQRTEREQREKRETENRERTERDREQRERTEREQRENRERQREKENRERTEREQRDRERTERQRTERDRENRERRERQRTEREQRETENRERQRTEREQRENRERQRTERDREQRENRERQRTEREQRETENRERTERAKENRERTEREERDREQRENRESKRTEREQREKRETENRERRERQRT; via the exons atGGGGATGCTCTTCAGTGGCctggactgggagactg agaacagagagagaacagagagagaagagagagacagagagagaacagagagagccaaggagaacagagagagaacagagagagaagagagagacagagaacagagagagaacagagagagaacagagagagacagagagagtaagagaacagagagagaagagagagacatagaacagagagagaagagagagacagagaacatagagagacagagagagacagagaacagagagagaacagagagagacagagagagacagagaacagagagagacagagaacagagagagaacagagagagacagagagagacaaagaacagagagagaacagagagagacagagagagagacagagagagacaaagaacagagagagacag agagagagacagagagaacagagagagaagagagagacagagaacagagagagaacagagagagaagagagagacagagaacagagagagaacagagagagacagagaacagagagagagaacagagagagaacagagagagaacagagagagacagagagagaaagagaacagagagagaacagagagagaacagagagacagagagagaacagagagacagagaacagagagagacagagagaacagagagagaagagagagacagagaacagagagagaacagagagagacagagaacagagagagacagagaacagagagagaacagagagagaacagggagagacagagaacagagagagacagagaacagagagagaacagagagagacagagaacagagagagaacagagagagacagagaacagagagagaacagagagagccaaggagaacagagagagaacagagagagaagagagagacagagaacagagagagaacagagagagtaagagaacagagagagaacagagagagaagagagagacagagaacagagagagaagagagagacagagaacatag